The genomic stretch CGGAGCACACGTCGCAGCCGAAGAGCCAGTCGCCCATGCCGGTCCGGAGTTCATGTGGCACAGGTCCCCGGTGTTCGATGGTGAGGTAGGAGACGCAGCGCCGCGCGTCGATAGCCCGGTCGTTCCCAATCGCGCCCGTCGGGCAGGCCGCCACGCAGCGGAAGCAGCGCCCGCAGCGGTCGGGGTGGGCCTCCTCCACCCCTTCAAAGGGGAGGTCGGTGAGGAGCACCGCCAGCGTCACGAAGGCGCCCAGCCGGGTGCTGACCGTCATGCCCGACTTGCCCCGCCACCCCAGGAAGGCGCCCGCCGCGAAGAGGCGCTCCATCACCGGGCCGTGGTCCACGTAGCCGCGTGCCCGGACGCCCAGCCGCGCCGCCTCCGCCTCCAGGCGCGAGAGGATGGGCTGGAGCTGGTCGTGGTAGTCGGGCGTCCAGGCGTAACGGGCGACCCGGCCCACCCGCACACCTCCCGTCGGCACTTCCGGGTCCGCGAAGGCGTGCGACACCCCCAGCACGAGGACGCTGCCCACCCCCTCCAGGCGGCTCGCCGGGTCCGAGCGGGTGGGGAGCTGACGCTCCAGGTAACTCATCCCAGCGTGCCGCCCCGCCGAGAGCCACCCCGCGTACTCCTCCACTGAGGCTGCCGGAACCCGTGCAGGCGCCCAACCCACCGCGTCCGCACCCAGGGACACGGCGAGGTCGGAGAGGAGGTCGGCGGTCTTCACGGGGGAGAGTATGGGGCCTGCGACGCGCAGCCTATGGCTGGTAGTGAACAAAAAGGTGGGGGTCGAAGCTCCCCACCTGCGACGACAGGGGACGGACTACTGACCCAGTTTCCCCGCCGCCGCCTCGTCCAGATACCACACCGGGTCCTGCACGCGGGCCACCGGGGAGTCGCCCTCGCCCGCTGCCACCTCCCGCAGCACGTTCGCCTTGCCCGCCCCAGCCACCAGGAGCCAGCGTTCGCGGGCCGCATTGATCTCGTCGTAAGTGAAGGT from Deinococcus apachensis DSM 19763 encodes the following:
- the queG gene encoding tRNA epoxyqueuosine(34) reductase QueG, with product MKTADLLSDLAVSLGADAVGWAPARVPAASVEEYAGWLSAGRHAGMSYLERQLPTRSDPASRLEGVGSVLVLGVSHAFADPEVPTGGVRVGRVARYAWTPDYHDQLQPILSRLEAEAARLGVRARGYVDHGPVMERLFAAGAFLGWRGKSGMTVSTRLGAFVTLAVLLTDLPFEGVEEAHPDRCGRCFRCVAACPTGAIGNDRAIDARRCVSYLTIEHRGPVPHELRTGMGDWLFGCDVCSEVCPWTAKAGPLARLLRPDPELAHPDLSAFFGVSERQFERQFVGTAFLRPRRKGMARNALTVLGNTHDPRGWPLLLTGVQDPAWEVREAAAWALGRWGEARHLRPLLEDGHGAVRETAALALSHAS